TTTATTGAATGCGATTGTGATTGATTCGGACGAACATTCTTCTTTGGGATGGGATATTTGTATGAAGCTGCGTGACAATGGATTGTTGGCGAAACCTACGCATGGCAATAAAATTCGTTTTGCGCCTCCTTTGGTGATTACCGAAGAACAACTCTATGAATGTGTGGACATTATTCGAAAGACAGTGTTATCGTTTGAATGATTTACATAAAAAATAATATGATATTAAAAAACCATAACTCTTTTAAAGGGTTATGGTTTTTTGGTTTAAGAGGTATGCTTCGCAATCTACAAAAGCAGAACCTTATTTCCCTATTTTTGTTTTACATCAAAGTGCAAAAATGGCAAAAGACCTATACCATGATTTAGTAAAAGAAGCTCTGATAGGCGAAGGTTGGACAATAACAGATGACCCTTTAGAAGTACCTTCGTTAATTTCAACATTTGAAATTGATTTAGGGGCAGAAAAGATTATTACTGCAGAAAAAGGAACGGAAAAAATTGCAGTTGAAATAAAAAGTTTTATTGGACGCTCTGTACTCCATGATTTTTTCAAGGCTGTTGGTCAATTTGCTTTTTACTACCTAGCTCTGAAAGAAGCCGAACCAGATAGAGAACTTTATCTTGCCATCCCAGATGCAGCCTACGAATTTTTGTTTAGAGATCCAAACACGCATGAAATCTCTAAAATCAATAAGTTAAAATTTATTGTTTACAGTATTAGTGATAAAAATATAAAATTATGGACAGTATCTCCGATAAAGTAGCAAAATACCGTGCCATTGCTCGCAATATCATCACAGAATTAGGCAATAGAAAGGGAAAGCGAAAGTATTTTGACATAGAATATCACACAATTATAGATGATGATACAGGAAATTATATACTTCTTAGAAGTGGTTGGAAGGAAACAAGTCGCTTTTATGCCGTTTTGATTCACATTGAAGTGAAAGAATCGGGAATGGTATGGTTGCATGAAGATCGAACTGATTATATTATTGCTGACATGCTTTTAGAAACAGGTATTTCAAAAAGCGAAATTGTCTTGGGTTTTCACCCTCCAATTGTTCGACCAGAAACAGGCTATGCGGTGGCTTGATTTCAAACCTGTACAAATCAAAAGCTTATAAAATACTTCAAATGCCCCAATACATAGACCTCAGCCATACGATTGAAGATGGGTTGGTGACTTACAAAGGTTTGCCCGCACCCATTATTTGTGATTATCTCAGTCGGGAGGCTTCCAAAGGTGTGTATGCTGATGGGGTAAGTTTTCAGATTGGTAAAATCGAAATGGTTGCCAATACGGGAACGTATATTGATGTGCCTTTTCACCGATATGAGGATGGTAAAGATTTGTCTCAATTTGAAGTAGAAGCCTTTGCCAATTTGGAGGCGGTGTGTATTCATGCGCCTTTTCAGAATGGCTTGGCGGTCGGTGTTTCATTTTTTGAAGGAAAGGATTTAGAAGGGAAAGCAGTTTTGGTGCGAACCGATTGGGCGCAGCACTGGAATACGCCACAATACTATGAGAACCATTCTTTTCTAACCAAAGAAGCGGCTATTTTTTTGAAGGAGGCAGGAGTCAAATTAGTAGGAATTGATTCTCATAATATTGACGATACCCGCTGCAATGCCCGCCCAGTTCATTCTATTTTACTGAAAGACAATGTATTGATAGCCGAGCATCTCTGCAACTTGGATGAACTTCCTTTTGATGTTCCTTTTCGATTTTTTGCAGTGCCTCCAAAAGTCAGAGGGATGGGAACTTTTCCTGTAAGGGCGTTTGCGGTTTTGGGAAGTTAAGGCAATTTAAAGTATTAAATTAGCCAATTCTAAAATACAATGTACTTGTTTCCAAAGTATTGTTTGAAATTGCATTAAAATTTTTAATTTGAATTTACCTAAAACCCATAAACCCAAACCCCTGTTCTTCGTTTCCGCAAATATCCTCTAATAATTTGCTGAACATCAGGATTTTCTCTAAAAGGAATCAGCTCTTTTCGGACGTGTGGTAAAATGGTGAGTTTGTGGAATGTGGTCAATTCATAGATTTCGTTGGCATCCGATTTTTTTGAAGTATCCAATTGAATTACCTCAATAACAGAAGGTTCGGCAATTGTTTCTTCCATTGCAGCCGCTTCACCTTCCTCTTCTTCCACCAAATCTGCATCCGCTTCAATATAGGTTTCTTGCTCCTCATACACCAAAGCATCCGCATCGTATTCTATCACAAAATCACTGTCATTTCCTTCAACAAGATTATTTTCTTCTAAAAACTCATTTTCCTCCAATGATTCCCCTTCAATAGAGTCATCAATGTCCTCCACCTCCTCATTTTCGACCGTATCTTCCAGTTCATCTTCCACCAACAAAGGTTTCATTTTCTCAATAGGCACATACGCATAACCCAAATATTGATTGTTTTCAATCAACACCACCGACTTCTCCAATTCGCTGCGCCCTTTGTCTATAATCAACATATTCTCAGCAGGATAGCTGTAATGATGGACCAACCGATTCATTTTGGCGTTGTGGACTTCCATACTGTCTTGGACTTCCACAAAATCCTCATTCTCATATTCACTCTGTCGAAGCCAAGCCCCAAAAGACTGCAAATCACAGTGCTCCAAACTCAATTGATATTGAAGTGCTGAACGCAGAACAAAGTTAAATGCCTGCCATTTGGACGAAAATTTTTGGAAAAGCTGTTCTGACCTTTCAGGCTTCAAACTGTCAATCTCCAAAGTTTTGAAGCCCTCTTCGTTTACTTCAATGTAAACCCCATATTTATAGCGAATCCTTCTTTGCGCCCGATTGAAGGCTGGCATATAGCGTTTGATTTCGTCCGACTCCAACAAAAGGGCAATCAACTCACTGCCTGTCAAGCGGTATTGAAGGTCGTAAATCACCGCTTTCATGTTTTGTTTTTTGCCCGACTCCAAATCCGTATTGAAGTGACTCATGATTCGGTCTCGAATGTGTAGGCTTTTTCCCAAATACACAATGCGTCCTTTTTTGTCCAAAAAATAATAAACCCCCGTTGCTTGCGGCAAACCTTCTACTTTTTCGGGTGGAAGGTTGGGCGGCAATTTTGCAGTGACGGCAATGCTGCGAACCAGTTTTTTGTCAATGGTAGGATAATGCTGAATAAACAGTTTCTCAAATACTTGGGTGATGGTCTTTGCTCTTTTTTTTAAGTTATAAGCATTGTCGTACTTCAATCCAAAATAGCGACACAATCCTCCCAAACTGTTGCTCTTGGGTTTGTCCTCCAGATTTGCAGCCGTATCAAATCGCTGTTCTATCAACATTTTGAGGTCGAGGTGTGGGCGTTGAAAGCGAAAAGGAGTGGGTTTAAAGGCACTTTTCAACAAACCGTAGCTCAATCGAATATTGAAGCCAACGAGTACGGTGTCTTTTGTAAATTCAAAAATTTGCTCTGCAATGTCTTCAAAGAGAGGAGCTTTCTTCAATCGCTTTTCGGAGAAATTGACCAATGCCATCAAAAATTCAGATACTTCTTTTTCGGGATTGACCAAGGAATGAAAGCGGTCAATGATTTTGCCGTTGGCATATTTCACCAGTGCCACTTCCATGATTTTGTCATGGCGTGGGCTGCCTCCCGTAAATTCGAGGTCAATGATGGTGAATACAACTTCTGACATTTGGTTTCTGTCGCTTTATTGAACACAGAGGCACTGAGACACAGAGTTTTTATTATCAAATAATTGATGATTAGCTCATTGTAGTTTTTGTATCTTTTAGCCAAATGCAAAAATACAATTTTGAAGGAAACAAAATGCTCTCTTTTTTAGTATGGATAGACTTCGGACGTTTTACTTCTCATCTATTTTGCTTCGAATAAGTTAAATTTGGATGTTGTTAAACAAAAAATCGTTTCCAAGATGAGCATAATAGCTCCCATTTACCAGTCACTAATCCACCAATAACTGTTTAATATCCTCCAAATACTCCCGATGATTCGCCAACCTCGGAATCTTGTGCTGTCCGCCCAATTTCCCCCGATTTTTGAGCCATTGATAGAACGTGCCTTTCGGAACGCTTTGCACCAATGGGAAACGCATTGCCATGCCTTTGAAGCGTTTGGCCTCATAGTCGGAGTTGAGTTTTTGCAGTTCTTGGTCGAGAATGGTAGCGAATTGAAGTAAGTCGGCTGGGGCTTCGTCAAATTCAATCAGCCATTCATGTGTACCATTTTCGTCACCCGAAAAATACACAGGAGCAGCCGTATATTCTTGCACCTTTGCGCCCGTTTGTTCACACGCCTTGTGAATCGCTTGGTCGCTATTGTCAATAATCACTTCTTCGCCAAAAGCATTGATAAAGTGACGGGTACGCCCCGAAACCTTGATGCGGTGAGGCGAAAGGGTGGTGAAATGAATGGTGTCGCCAATCCTATACCGCCAAAGCCCCGAATTGGTCGAAATAATCAGCGCATAGTTTTTGCCCACTTCCACTTCCTGCAATTGCAGGGTTTGCGGATTCGCTTTGTCCAATTCTTCCATTGGCATAAATTCGTAAAAAATTCCGTGCTTCAACATCAACAACATATCGTCTCGGTTGGGCGCATCTTGCACCGCAAAAAATCCTTCAGAGGCATTGTAGGTTTGCCAATACTGGGTTTTGTTGGGCGGAATCAGGGCTGCAAATTGTTCTCGATAGGGCGTAAAACTCACGCCTCCATGTATATACAATTCAAAGTTGGGCCAAACCTCCAATAAGTGATTTTTACCAGTGATTTCCAAGAGGCGTTTGATGAGTAGAATCGTCCAAGTCGGCACACCTGCAAGGTGGGTAATATTTTGGTGAACAGTGCTTTGGGCAATTTGCTCCAATTTTAGTTCCCAATTGTCTTGCAGCGCAATAGAAAGTTTGGGTTCATTCAAGAACTTGGCGAAATAGGGCATATTTTGCATCAAAACGGCGGACAAATCTCCATATTTGCTGTGTTGATTGAGTTCGCTGATGCTGTGACTGCCGCCCATAATGATGGCCTTGCCTGTATAGACTTGTGTTTTGGGATGGGTGTGGCAATACATGGTCATGCTGTCCATTCCACCTTTGAAGTGGCAGTTTTTTAGGGCATCTTTGCTGACAGGTATAAATTTGCTTTTGTCGCTCGTTGTTCCCGAAGATTTGGCAAACCATTGAATGGGTTGTGACCACAGTACATTTTGTTCGCCTGCCATTGTGCGGGTGATATAGGGTTTGAGGCTATCGTAATCTTGTATCGAAACCCTTTTTTTGAAGTCCGCAATGCTGGAAATATGTTGGTAGTCGTGGTCTTTGCCCCAAGCAGTATTTTTGGCTTTGTGAACCAATTCTTTGAAAACCTGTTTTTGGGCTTCAATGGGAGATTGCAGCCAATGGTCAATGCTGGATTGACGGCTCGATAGGTATTTGGAGGCAATGGTGTTGAGGAGGTGCATATTGGTTTGTTTTGAAGGGGTGAAAATAGGGAATATTAGGCAAAAAAAAATAGGTCACATCTAATATTAGATATGACCTATTTTTTTGACTAAGCATTAGTCGCCAATCTATTCATCACTGTATTAAAACCGTGGACAATAGATTTTTCTATTCGGTTTACAGTCAGCCGTTTTACCGCTATACGTAAGCGACAATTCTGCTGCACCTTGACCATTACTTGCTCTCTCCAAGTCCGAAACGTTGATATCATAAGAGAAACCAAATTTGAAGGAAGAAAAGTCAATACCCAAAAGCATCACAATCGCATCATTTGCACGGTACCATCCGCCTAAATAAAGGGCTGAACCTGTGTCGTAGCGACCAGAATCGAAATGGTAGCCAAATGCTGCTCCCAAAATTGTCAAAGTATTGCTTGCCTGACTCATATACATGACACTTGGCGAAATGCTAAATTGATCATTGACGAAGATGCTACCACCACCATGCAACACCAATCTTGGAGAAAGTTGATTTTTCTCTCCCTCAGCAGTCAAGAAAGTTTCTACGGGTTTGGTAGCGTGATTGTACGCTCCACCTGCGTAGAGGCTTACAGTTTCATTGACCGAAGCGGTAAACAAACCTCCTAAGCGCAAATCCATATAGCTGAATTGGTCATTATCAATGGATTCATTGTTTGGCAATGCAGAGTTGATTTGATAGTCTTCGATTTGGGAATCGAAAGTCAATCTTGTGAAATCTACACTTTTTTGGGTATAACCAAACTGCCCGCCCAAACTTAGCACGTACTGAGCCTCTTGATCCAAAGCTTTGTGGTAAGCCAAAGATGCCAAAGCAGAGGTTTCGGTAAGCACGCCATCACCAGATTGGTCACGATACAACACCACTCCTGCGCCTACGTGATCGCCACCTAACTGACAGCTCAACAAAGACATATCGAAGCCCAAAACGAAAGTTTCGTAGGGTGCTGGAATAGAAGCCCATTGATTGCGATAGGTTAAACCTGCTCGATAGCTTCCGTTGAGATTTCCAGTCATTGCAGGATTGACCATCAATGGCTGAGAGTAAAATTGAGATAGATGAATGTCTTGAGCAAAGCCAATTTGAGTGGCAGCCAAGAGTATCATTGCGACAAATAACTTAGTACACGTTTTCATCATAGGAAATGTTTAATAAAGGAGTTATTTCTTAAACTTTAGAACCGCTAAAGTTAAGTAGTAAATAGGAAACATTCAATCTTTTTTTTGGTGAATGAGTGTTTATATATGCTACAATACACTGACTCTAACAAATATACTCAAATAAACGTACAATTCTTTGAGATTATTATTGCTTGTCAGCAAACTTTCATATTCATTGTTAGCTGAATGGCAATTTTTCTTTTAGACCTTATAGGGGCAAAAAGCGAAACTTGCGTCATCTTCACCAGATAGGATAAACAAGCAGGCAAATTTTGAAGGGTCTTTGTAAACATGCTTAAAAGTAGCTACTTTTTTGGCATCAATAAGAGATTTGTTGACAAATTCTTCAACTAATGAAGCATTGAAGGACCAATCTGTTTGCATTTGCTCAGCTATGACAATCGGACGACCGATATTGATTGCAGTTTCTCGATGTGCTACAAAAATCGGATAATCAGATATTTGTTTGCTGATTACTCCCAAAGCGACTTTTTGTAGATAATCCGAATATACTTCCACATCGTGCTGTACGCTTTCTAATATTTGTTCTGGTAAAGGCATGATAACTGGTTTTTGTAAAAACTATTATGGATAGATAGATTTCCAGCTACAAGTATAGCCTTTTTTACCAATTCACGCAAAATTCAAAGACTTTTCCAAAACTACTTTTGCTGCTTGGCATTTGAAAATTATTATTTAGCTTGCACTGCAAATAATAAATTTAGCATGTTTGAACGGATAAAATATTGGTATCGGGCAGTTCGATACAAATACAAATTGGATAAAGTCGAAATTCGCTATATCCTGGCGAATGTGAAGCAAGGGCAAATTGCAGTAGATATTGGCGCACACAAAGGAGGTTATTTGTATTGGCTTCAAAAAAAAGTCGGGTCAAAAGGTTGGGTATTTGCTTTTGAGCCACAGCCAAAATTGAGTCAATATTTGTTGAAAATTTGTGCTAAAAAGAAATACAAGAATGTAATCATTGAAAATATGGGGGTTTCTGCTCAAAAAGGTAGCTTTGACTTGTTTCTTCCTAACGGTAAATCCTCTTCACCTGGCGCAAGTCTGCAAAAACATCACAAGACGACTTCAAAATTCCACAATAGCATCGAAATACAGACAACTACTTTAGATGAATATTTTTTGAAGGAACGTTATTTGAAACCGCATTTTCTGAAAATTGATGTGGAAGGACATGAGTTGGAAGTGTTTAAAGGGGGAGAACAATTATTGAAGGAAGTGAAACCAAAAATTTTGGTGGAATGTGAACAAAGACATCTACATGACACAAGTATTGACCAAGTATTTCAATTTTTACTCGATTTGGGCTACAAGGGTTATTTTATTCATCAAAATGAGTGGAAACCTTTGATTCATTTTTCGGTCGGAAAACACCAAAGAATAATGGACGGGCGTTATTGGATGTCACCTGATTACTGCAATAATTTTATCTTTGAATAATGAACCGAATTTATCTTATAGCGGATACCTTATTGGCTACAATGGCTCGCCCGAGGGGAGGTGATTGGTTGCAGGACGATTTGATGTCTTTGAAGAAGAGAGAGGTTACGGTTTTGGTCTGTTTGTTGGAAAAAGAAGAAATGTATGAATTGCAGTTGGAGGAAGAAGCGAATGACTGCAAAAAGGCTGGAATGGAGTGGATTCATTTTCCGATTGCAGATTTTGGATTGCCTACAAATGAAAAAATGACGAATAAGTTGATTCTGCAATTAAAAGAATATGTGGAATCAGGTAAAAAGGTGGTCATACATTGTAGAATGGGTATCGGGCGTTCTTCAACAATTGCAGCTGCTACTTTGGTGGCTTTAGGAACACATACGACTGAAACGGCTTTTGAGGCGATTACCATAGAGAGAGGTTTGCGTGTTCCTGATACTCAGCAACAAATAGATTGGGTGAAGCGTTTTGAACAATGGCATGAAAATTTTTGACAGCTAAAAGGGCGTAGCCAAGCCCCGATTTGTAGCACAATAGATTTAGTTATTTACAATAGGCGCGTAGCTTCGGCACAATTAAATAACTGGTTTTCTGCTGTGCCGAGGCTATCTCCCTTAAAGAATCAATTATTTGCGTCGTTTCTACAAATAGGGTCGCAGCTATGCTGCTGAAATAATCAAACAATTTATTTTACGCTGTATTAAGGGCGGAAAGTTTTTTTAGTATCATTTTAATTTTTATGAATTCTGTGAATATTCTTCGTTTAAGTTTCTTTATAGGTATGGGTATTTTTTGTGTTACTTTACTGCAAAGTTGTGGTGAAGAAGACTATGTTCCGAAGCCCAAGGGTTATTTTCGCATCGTTTTACCAGAACCTGCCTATACCCCTTATGTATCTGAGGATTGTCCTTTTGCGTTTGAACGCCCAACCTATGCACAGGTGCAGAAAGATGTGAGCAATGGAGCAGAAAATACCTGTTGGATGAATCTTCAATATCCCGACTTCAATGCCAAGGTACATTTGTCCTACAAGGAAGTAGGCGGAAAAGCGGATAACCTGCCCAAACTTATCAACGATGCCTACAAACTCAATTCTAAGCACGTCCGAAAGGCAGATTACATCGAAGAAGTACCCATTCACAACCAACATGGAGTGATGGGATTGTGGTATGAAGTAGGTGGTGATGCGGCTTCTTCTACGCAGTTTTACCTCACTGATAGTCTGCACCATTTTATATGGGGTTCACTTTATTTCTCCAATACGCCGAATGAGGATTCGATTGCACCTGTGGCAAAGTTCATTCGCAAGGACTTAGATAAGTTTGTGGAGAGTTTTGAGTGGAAATAAGGGTTAATTTTGCTCCTCAATTTCGGTTACTCTAAACGCTATTATTTTCCCCATCAGTTCAAAAGGCATCTCTTCCTTCAAAGGAAATTGAATCGAGCCTTTTCCCGTTTTGTATTTTGACAGTTCTTCTTGAAATGCTTGATTTCCGCTCGGAAGCGCATATAATCCAACGTGGTTTTTGAATGCCGCAAAATACACCAAAGGTTTACCTTTCAATTTGTAAGCAGGCATACCATAGCTGATACTTTCTTCTGAATCAGGTACAGTTTCTCTAATAAATGCTCGAATATCTTTTAGGATATTTTGAATGTCTGCTTCAAATCCTGCGATGTATTCGTCAATATTTTTGGGTTTATGGAGAAGCATATTTTTAACCTAAATAATTTACCAATTGTCAAGATTATTAGATAAATGATTCATAATCAACAATTGGAAATGAAATTGATTTTTTGAAAAAAAAACCGTGCTTAACAATTAACCATTATCCTTCCGTCAATTCCCAAAAAGTATCTTCTTTATTATTCTCTACCCTATCCAAACAAGGAAAATCCTTTTCAATCAAAATGTGAGGTTGCCCAGCAGATGCTTCTACTTCAATGCCTACCTCATTGGAGTTCATCCATTGATTAGCTGTTGCAACAGGAATATACACCTGCAATTCATTGTTTTGAAACTCAGCCGTTACCAATGTTACTTCCTCCCGAATTGTCAATGAATAGACAAAGGTCACTCCTACACCAAAGTCAATGCTTTCTGAGACCATGCCAGTTTCTTGCAGTTGTTGGAGGTCTGACTTTCTGACTCTCAATCGAATACTGTCTTGAACACATCGTAATTTCATAGAAAATCTTTGTTTATGGATGATAAATATACAGTTTACCCACCAAAGGTTTGCTATTTCGAGAAGTCAATTTCCAATAATAAAGACCACTTGGGAAATTTTCTCTGGGAGAGAAGGTGAGTGTGTAGTCTTTTGTGTCGATAGGTAATGATGCTTTGAAAACTCTACCCTTGTGGTTTCGGATGCTGAGGTCAGTTATGTGAGAGAGTGGTTTTTCAAACTGAAAATCAACGCTATTGAAGTAAAGTGCATTGGGAAGAGGTTGAATTACTTGTAGGTCTTCAATGTCTGATTTTCGATAGTTGCTTTGTGTTTTCAATAGGCGTTCCATGGAAGGTATTTCTACTGCTTCTGCCATCAATTGCTGCAAAATAGCCTCAATATTTTGTGGATTATCAGAGATAGAATAATGGCTTTTTTCGTTTTGTTCAAATACGGGATGAGGAGCTAAGTCTTGGTAATCAATTCCTTCAATGGCATCAAACAAAACCACTATTAAGCTACTGCAATAGTTGCAAACATTGGTGTGTTCTTGCACACTATCAGGTAGTTGAGTGACTTTGTCCAATTTCATGGCATCTGCATACATCGCACGGGCAATGGTAGTCAAATGACCATCAGAGTCAAAATAGATAGGGTAGTTTTGTTGCATGGTAAATGTTGTTGATTGATGTAATAATAAGAGTTGAACTTACTTTTCCTTACTGCTCATAACGTTTTTGTGTGTCCGTTTCGGCAAGTATTTGGAAATTTAGTTGTGGTAAAAAACATAAACTCTCTCTCCAAACCACTCATAAGCGTATTTGGCAACATTTCTGTCTTTGTTGATTTTCTGCAATAGATTCTTGTAGAACTGTTCTGTTGATTTTTTGTCGTTTACTCCTCGGTCTATCACCGTCAATAAAAGTAATTTTGCAATGATTTGGTTGCGCTGTCGGGTAAACCATTTTCGTAAAGTATCGGGATTTCCCTGTTTGTTTTCCCAAATATCGAGGTATTCATTGAGGGTTCTCCAAACGTTCCCTGAGCTTTCGTGGGTGTAGTCTGCACCAAAAAAAGCCAACATCTTTGTTTCTGTTTTTGTAGTGAGTTGTAGGTTTTTTACATCCGAATGATAGAGGATGAGCTGATAACTTGTTTTCAAGCAAAGTTCAAACTTTAGACGATTGGTCGCTGAAAATAATTGCAGGAGTTGCTGCAAGCGTTTGAGTTGGAGCGAAAGACTTAAATCATCTGAAAGCTGGTCGAAAGGATTGACGTTATTGCTTTTGTTTTCTATTAATGAAGCCTTCAATTCCAGAGAATTGCGATTTTTTTGGGTTTGATAGAGCGAACGGTGAATGTCGGTGAATAGGTTTTGAACGACTCGATAGAGATAGGTGCGAAACAGGGTTTCTTGTTTGGATTCAAACTGCTGCAACTGTCCATTTTGTAGGCGTTCGATTAGTTTTTGTTGTACCCATTGTAGCACATCTTCTGCGTCTTGCATTTTGATGAAATCGGTATTGACCAAATAATCCAATCGTGCGCTGATATAGGGAATGTATTTTACTATCAATTGTGGTGACTGTTGGCGAAGCAATTGAAGGTCTAAAATATCGCTGCAAATCACTTGTGTGCATTCCACCAATAAGGTCAAAGCATAGGTTTTGCCTTCGGCTTTGTCCTGATATTTTGCCAGCCTTAGCGGGAGTCTCTGAAATACAATTGTTTCGATGATTTCTAATTCGCTATCCGATACGCCCACTTTTTGCCAAAACTGATGTACCAATTGCAGGACTACTTTTTCGTATTTTTCAACCAAACGATTTGGATTGTCCTGTAAGAGTATTTCATCGGTGGATTTTTTTTTGAAAATCACTTTTTAATTGTTGAATGATAAAAGGCTAAACAAGATACGTTAAATTGAATAAATTAATGAAAGAAGTTATTATTTGGAGTAAAAATAGTTCAGTGTTGCCGAAATGCAAAATGAGAAACGTTTGAAGTAAAGGAAAGGTGTGTGTTTTGTATATTTGAACAAGATTTTATAGATGGCTATTTAACAAAAAAGGAAAGTACGACAATGAAGCAAGCTAATAATCAGGAGCAAAAAATGGAGTCTTATCGGTCGGAGATAACAAGATTTTACGATGAGGGAAAATTTGACACTTGTTTACAATTGATAGAGGAGGTTGATTTTTTTTTGAAGGAAGAAGGATTTACCGAAAGTGAATGGCAGATTGTTAATCTGAATCTTAAAGGGAAAATTTTTTATCGTCAATCAAATTATGATTCGGCTAAGGAGAGTTATCAGTTGGCTTTAGAAATACAAAGTAAATTGTCGCAACCTAAAGATAGCGAACTGGTTAAGTCGTTGTTGGGTATGGCACAAGTAAATTTAGGTAAAGGTGTAGAATTGGTTGATGCTCTTTACTATTTGGAGAAAGCCTTGTCAACAGCAAAAAAAACAAATTTGTTAGTGCCATTGCCCTTTATTTACAATTCAACAGGTTTGTACTATTCGTATACAGCAAATTTTGATAAGGCCATAGAACACTTTAACTTAGCTATTGAAGCCGAGGTGAATGTATCTGGAAAAATTAGTTCTATTGCCTACCATACAAATATTGCAGCTTGTTATCGCAAAAATGGGGATTATGAAGAGGCATTGAATTATTGCTACAAAGCCTTAAATATATTGAATCAGAATGATGACCAAGACAGTGATAAAAGAGCTGTAGTTTTTGCTCTTTTAGGAAGTTCATATATTTACAAAACACAATTTGATAAAGGGCTGATATACTGTCAACGTGCATTGGAACTTTGGACAAGCATTTTTGGTGAAAAACATCCCAATATTGCATCCGTTTCAGATAAAATGGCATTTGCTTATTTTTATCAAAAACGATATGATGAGGCCTTACCTTTCTATGA
This window of the Chitinophagales bacterium genome carries:
- a CDS encoding element excision factor XisH family protein, producing the protein MAKDLYHDLVKEALIGEGWTITDDPLEVPSLISTFEIDLGAEKIITAEKGTEKIAVEIKSFIGRSVLHDFFKAVGQFAFYYLALKEAEPDRELYLAIPDAAYEFLFRDPNTHEISKINKLKFIVYSISDKNIKLWTVSPIK
- a CDS encoding XisI protein — encoded protein: MDSISDKVAKYRAIARNIITELGNRKGKRKYFDIEYHTIIDDDTGNYILLRSGWKETSRFYAVLIHIEVKESGMVWLHEDRTDYIIADMLLETGISKSEIVLGFHPPIVRPETGYAVA
- a CDS encoding cyclase family protein, which codes for MPQYIDLSHTIEDGLVTYKGLPAPIICDYLSREASKGVYADGVSFQIGKIEMVANTGTYIDVPFHRYEDGKDLSQFEVEAFANLEAVCIHAPFQNGLAVGVSFFEGKDLEGKAVLVRTDWAQHWNTPQYYENHSFLTKEAAIFLKEAGVKLVGIDSHNIDDTRCNARPVHSILLKDNVLIAEHLCNLDELPFDVPFRFFAVPPKVRGMGTFPVRAFAVLGS
- a CDS encoding exonuclease domain-containing protein, giving the protein MSEVVFTIIDLEFTGGSPRHDKIMEVALVKYANGKIIDRFHSLVNPEKEVSEFLMALVNFSEKRLKKAPLFEDIAEQIFEFTKDTVLVGFNIRLSYGLLKSAFKPTPFRFQRPHLDLKMLIEQRFDTAANLEDKPKSNSLGGLCRYFGLKYDNAYNLKKRAKTITQVFEKLFIQHYPTIDKKLVRSIAVTAKLPPNLPPEKVEGLPQATGVYYFLDKKGRIVYLGKSLHIRDRIMSHFNTDLESGKKQNMKAVIYDLQYRLTGSELIALLLESDEIKRYMPAFNRAQRRIRYKYGVYIEVNEEGFKTLEIDSLKPERSEQLFQKFSSKWQAFNFVLRSALQYQLSLEHCDLQSFGAWLRQSEYENEDFVEVQDSMEVHNAKMNRLVHHYSYPAENMLIIDKGRSELEKSVVLIENNQYLGYAYVPIEKMKPLLVEDELEDTVENEEVEDIDDSIEGESLEENEFLEENNLVEGNDSDFVIEYDADALVYEEQETYIEADADLVEEEEGEAAAMEETIAEPSVIEVIQLDTSKKSDANEIYELTTFHKLTILPHVRKELIPFRENPDVQQIIRGYLRKRRTGVWVYGF
- a CDS encoding GH3 auxin-responsive promoter family protein, translating into MHLLNTIASKYLSSRQSSIDHWLQSPIEAQKQVFKELVHKAKNTAWGKDHDYQHISSIADFKKRVSIQDYDSLKPYITRTMAGEQNVLWSQPIQWFAKSSGTTSDKSKFIPVSKDALKNCHFKGGMDSMTMYCHTHPKTQVYTGKAIIMGGSHSISELNQHSKYGDLSAVLMQNMPYFAKFLNEPKLSIALQDNWELKLEQIAQSTVHQNITHLAGVPTWTILLIKRLLEITGKNHLLEVWPNFELYIHGGVSFTPYREQFAALIPPNKTQYWQTYNASEGFFAVQDAPNRDDMLLMLKHGIFYEFMPMEELDKANPQTLQLQEVEVGKNYALIISTNSGLWRYRIGDTIHFTTLSPHRIKVSGRTRHFINAFGEEVIIDNSDQAIHKACEQTGAKVQEYTAAPVYFSGDENGTHEWLIEFDEAPADLLQFATILDQELQKLNSDYEAKRFKGMAMRFPLVQSVPKGTFYQWLKNRGKLGGQHKIPRLANHREYLEDIKQLLVD
- a CDS encoding PorP/SprF family type IX secretion system membrane protein, with the translated sequence MKTCTKLFVAMILLAATQIGFAQDIHLSQFYSQPLMVNPAMTGNLNGSYRAGLTYRNQWASIPAPYETFVLGFDMSLLSCQLGGDHVGAGVVLYRDQSGDGVLTETSALASLAYHKALDQEAQYVLSLGGQFGYTQKSVDFTRLTFDSQIEDYQINSALPNNESIDNDQFSYMDLRLGGLFTASVNETVSLYAGGAYNHATKPVETFLTAEGEKNQLSPRLVLHGGGSIFVNDQFSISPSVMYMSQASNTLTILGAAFGYHFDSGRYDTGSALYLGGWYRANDAIVMLLGIDFSSFKFGFSYDINVSDLERASNGQGAAELSLTYSGKTADCKPNRKIYCPRF
- a CDS encoding FkbM family methyltransferase, yielding MFERIKYWYRAVRYKYKLDKVEIRYILANVKQGQIAVDIGAHKGGYLYWLQKKVGSKGWVFAFEPQPKLSQYLLKICAKKKYKNVIIENMGVSAQKGSFDLFLPNGKSSSPGASLQKHHKTTSKFHNSIEIQTTTLDEYFLKERYLKPHFLKIDVEGHELEVFKGGEQLLKEVKPKILVECEQRHLHDTSIDQVFQFLLDLGYKGYFIHQNEWKPLIHFSVGKHQRIMDGRYWMSPDYCNNFIFE
- a CDS encoding dual specificity protein phosphatase family protein; amino-acid sequence: MNRIYLIADTLLATMARPRGGDWLQDDLMSLKKREVTVLVCLLEKEEMYELQLEEEANDCKKAGMEWIHFPIADFGLPTNEKMTNKLILQLKEYVESGKKVVIHCRMGIGRSSTIAAATLVALGTHTTETAFEAITIERGLRVPDTQQQIDWVKRFEQWHENF